Within Quercus lobata isolate SW786 chromosome 5, ValleyOak3.0 Primary Assembly, whole genome shotgun sequence, the genomic segment accTAATAAATTACCCACACAACCTACTACCACCACCATCaagccgccaccaccaccaagccaaacccaacccaactcaagccaccaccaccaccaccaccatcaacccaaccaaaattaaaactctcatccaaccaccaccatcaacacaaccaaaaccaccaccatcaaCCCACTACCCACACCACCATCAAATTACCCACCACCAATCcacaaaaaccacaaccaccaaaccaAGGAACAAAGAAATCCGGCCACCCACACCACCAAAAATGTAACCCATCCATTGATCCATGAAATCCATACCTCCAAAAATGAAACCCACATCAGGGATGATGAAACCCAGCCACCGATCCATAAGTCCCACGCCACATCTCCACCATGGAGGGTTGATTCAGGggaagatagagagaaagaaagggatgagagatcaaagaaagagagaggaagatgaagagggAGATGAAGAGGGAAACCCACGCCGCCACCATCAATGACAACCCACGCCCACGCCTACCTCCGCCGCTGCCACCACTACACAggattttgggtttgagaaaatgggttttgggtttgaggaTAAGAGAGAGCAAACCAAAGAAccagagtgagagagaagagaagcaagacagagagagagagagttgagaagTTTGACATAGAGGAGGGAGAAAGAATAAATCAGATTAAAAAACTGATCCAACAGTCTACAGTGCCATTCTACATGTAGAATGGCACTGTAGcaagattgtaaaaaaatttacaattctgAGCATTTGCAATTCCAGATGTGAGAGGTTTTTGAGggaaaaatgctaaataaaCCTTACATATGGCATTTAGCATTCCGAATGCGAATGCTCTACAAGGGCTTCATGGTGCATCAACCAAAGCTCTGGCACTCAATCACTGGCAAGGGCATGTGCGTTGTCATGgttgaataatattatattcaactattaaagactttaccagttaagttaACTGAAACTTACAATTGAgtaatgttatgtccacaatattttcataacaaattctaggtgacaagttattattagttttaatctAGGCCTAccaatgacattttttttttccaacagtAACAACCATTATTAACTTGTCACCttgaattttttgtaaaattattacaattttttttttttttttttttttttttttgtgtgtgtggatgTAGCATCTCTTTataatttcttgttttacttGTGCATATAACATTATGTTTTACATAGTCGTACACCTACTTGTTTTACTAGAAACCTATTTTTCCACTTTCCTCTGTCTACTTCATTAACTGAGTTGTGTTTCACATTTTCAGCACTGTGGCTTAAGATTCAATTGGTGCAATCTCAAGAATGGTGCATGCGAATGCTGATTGAAAAATGGGGTGTTCGTGCGAATGCTAATTGAACCCTTACAAGTTGGGAGACAGCTGCTTTACTAAAGATAAAGGCTATAACATAAAATCCATATTACTTCAATGACATTCACTTAACTTATAATCTATTTCATGCTATCAAAAGCCACATGCTTAAATAAATCCTCAATTAAATATGACGTGTTTGGGAAATGTTATATTATATGTTGCTTTGAATGgtgtaataaaattttccaagaTAGTGTATAACCTAATTTAATGCCATTTAATATTTGAGTGTGGTCGCTATGTTTATTGGGACATTTTGAGCCCAAAAATAATGTCTTGAGGGAGTTGAATTTTAAATGGGATTATATTAAATCGTTTCTCCTCTAGTAATTCTACATCTTCTAAGAATTGTGATATTgtatattacaaataaattatCATATCAATTTGAAAACCAGTATTATGCAACTAAATGTAATGCCCTTGGTTAAGAGTCTTATAACTCAATCGGCACCTCTTAGCGTCTCTAATGGAGACATCTAGAGTTCAAATCTCCACTATTCTATTATAACTatcaaaagggaaaaatatgtaATGCTCTTGACAGAAATTACTTGTTTTTGAAGTTCTATTTTTCGAGTTCCTTTGACTAAATTTAACAAATGCCTATAAAATGTAGTTTTAGACAGGGTAATTGGAAAAGCAAGGTTGATGGATGAGTGAACAAGTTAATTGTATAATCATTAAAATTCCTTGATTTTGGATGGTTTTTACTTTGATTCTTGCAATTCTCTTGAGCCTTTACTATGATATTTTAAGATGATATTTTAAGAAAAGTATGATTTATTTTCCTAATCTGCCTTATTCGTTTCCATATTGAGTGTGTATCAATATTGTTGATAACAAATGTCATTCAACTCGTAAATCATAATGGGCCCTTCGCATGTGCTTTTAGTGCAAAGGGGAGGGACGGCGGTAGTTGGTATAATCAATATCAATCAAGACTAGGATGTTAAGACTTTTCCATGTTCaatgttgcaaaaaaataaatattctttgtattCTTTAGTTCAATGTTTTAAGACTTTTCGTTCCttatacatacacacaaaacTCATTACATTTTAATTCACCATTTTCTACTCATAGCTCTTCATACCATCCCGTGTCAAATATatacaaaccaaaaaatgatgtcatttacCTTTGATTTTTTGACGACACCTATTTAGCTTTAACATTGTTGTTTCATCTAATCCTGACCTGTATGAGTTGGGTACAACCAAGAAAAGGAggcttgcattttatattgagtgacaaCGGCAATTACGATTTTGATGTTAAGGTTAGATGTTATGGATTTGTGGTTTTCGTAAATAATGAGATTGATTGTGGGTGTTTGAgatgtgtattttgttttaaaatcaaagagaaagagaatgacACATTACTAATGGACATATGTGTacaatttataataattgtCTTTTATGATGAACTTATTACTAATAAAGTTCTATAATAATTATGCTATAATACATCTCCAACATTCTCTAAAACtattttacataaaacattacaatATTATCCGTACATCACACAGGTAGCTTACTAGTTAATTTAATGGACTTGCCACCAATTATCAGGACTTTAAGATGAGATTGTTAACTTGATCTAATTTATTTAACATTGAACCTAAGTCATTGTAGATACcccatttattaattaatcattaaatatatttttatttacattttatatatattgctaaACATTTTTTCATATGATGGTaaacatatattaatttaagAGCACATCTTTTACGTTTTCTATATATTGCCGACATAACGATGTGTTTTGATcacaattttagatttttttaatttttaaataagtatTTTGGCCCATTTCAGACCAAATCAGGTCCTATTTTGAACTGTTTCGAACTGAATTAGGCCGCATTGGAAAAAAAAGTTCGTTGGTGGACGCGGGTGCACTGCTTTGGCTTCTACTTTATTTAATGTACATTCCATATACTTAGTTTTAGTCCTACTTAATTGAAAGTTTTTAGATTCGAGAGTgccttgcaaaatttctaacttGGCATAAACTCTACTTTTAGTATCATCAACGAAAACAATATTATTTGCAAAGAATATACCAAGGGACTTCCTCTTGAATTGCGTTAGTGAGGTCATCCATCGCTACTGCAAAAGCAAAATCAACAAACTAAATCACTCTCTAAATATCCACTACCATCATTTGACCCTAAAATAGCTAAATTGTAGGTCTCAAAGTTGGATAAACTCAAAAATGGATAAGAAAAATGCCAAAatcgtgaaaaaaaaaaaaaaaaaaaaaaaaaaaaaaaaaaaaaaaaaactaaactaaactaaactaaactttAGATCCAAGTGTCACCCATTAGCACTTCAATTCCAGCTTTGAGTAACTTGATAATATGAGGATAGTAGCCTTGGAGAGTTTAGAACTCATCCAAACTTATAGACCAAGGTCTTTCCCCCAGTATAAATAGAGGGTTGATCATTAGTCACCAATGACAGTCACACATGTCATCAGCTTGTGGTAAATTTGGTGGTCCTTGACGAActgatttaatattttttttttctttcaattcttcTACAACCACACATTTTGCCCCAACTTGATTGCATGGGCAATTGTGATTGGTGAACTAGTTTCATTGGAACCTACCACGTTTACTCCACCATTTACAGTTGCACATGTCATAATTGTGATGAGTAGTGGCACAAAAAGTTGTGTCTATAGactttctcctctctttttccCCTCGTAATACTACTATCTGAACCATGAAGTCTGCTTTATAGTGGCTACATCGTGACTTCTATTCTACATTGGTTGCAAGTTGCAAATTACCATTAGGCAAGGACACTGTTGGTCGATAACATGGGCATGggtaagtgtttttttttttttttttggttaaaaagaaTGGACAGAATAGATTGGAGACAAGAAATTAATCTCTTCTCTTGGCTTACATGACAGTACATTTAAAGGGCAGCTTGTAAAccaaaaatttacaaatgaaTAAGTTTGGCTAAAAGAATTTAATCTAATCAGATTTGGAAATAATTTCCACATCACATGGTTCTTGTAATATTTCTACTTTCTGACTGTTGTTCGCATGGACTAGTTCTGAGAGTCCCTCCCCTAGCAAGTTCAGACAATAGAACTCCAAGTTTGATGCCATAAGGCCCTGGCTTTATAGCATTAATGTTGCCCCAAGTTGAACATAATTCCTCATGCTGCTTTGAAGTCTCTGTACTCCTATTCATTCCTTTGTCTATGCACCATTCTCCAGGAACCAATCCATTTGGCGGACGGTTTAAGACACTGATATCGATTTTGTTTAGCACCCGATCACCTTCTTGAAATGGCCTTGCAAAAACTGTCCCACTAGCTACCATTTTATCATAGTGTAACATGTTTAGGACATTGGCTTCACCATGTGTAGTGTCCCAAATAATGTACCTTAAATCATTGTCCACTGTGGTGTTTTGGAAGTCAGCTGAGTTGCAAAGAACTGTATGGAAGTAGGATTCAAGAGGGTAAGCCACATTGCTGAAGTACATTAATAGTTTTCTTGGAGAATTGTCCCATCCTCTAATGCAGTATTCCATGAATGCTCTTGTAAGGATAACCCAAGGAGAACCTGTTACACAAATAATGGGAATCGGTGCAACATGTTTGCAAATGTAACAATCATACCAAAGTATAAAAAATGTCGTACCCAGTGCAAAACGCTCCCACTTTTACAAGGCCTTGGAGAGGTCATGCCAAACTATACTTAGATGAAATTGATCCTCTGTCATTGCTTATAACAAACTAGTTCTATGACATCAGCCATTATACCAAACTTTTTACATTAATTGCCAAaaaatttacttgttacatcgTCCTTGTCTAGTAAATAGACAATATTAGTCCCctatgatttaaaattaataaattaatcttAGATCTCCtgaaattgggaaaaaaatttgtaatcaCTGTTTATGCTCTAAAGTTGGACCTTAATGTTGGAACACTGCATTCCATATTCTTCATATTTTCCTATGCTCTTCTATTTATCTCATTAATGACATTGTTTCAACATTTGCAATTACTCACAGAAGTAAAATTTCTGCCTATAAAATATGTCCATGGGATTAGAGAGGTAACTGACCTCCAAATAATTTGAAAGCATCTGGCGTTTCTCGGGTCTCTACAGCATAGAAAAGTGGACTGCTCTTTTGATTATGCAAACTGGGGTCTACAACAATTTGATTACTCAGTTTCCGCCTGCATCAATGGCCTCCACTTTAAAATTCTGTAGAGGgataaaaaaatgactaataGTTTCAAGGTGCCTGTCAGCAGTGCATCAATGAGCATGTCTTCATCACAGGATGGAGAAAACACAAATAAGATAACTTGTAGAATAGCTATCTTCACTATTGAAATCATTTCATTTGAATCATATCGCTTGCTCTGCATGCTTGATGCAGTGCAACACATTGCCCCTGATGTACTAGTCAGGCACCTCAACTTTCATCAATAAAGTGTGGAAAAACGcatttgaattatttaaatGACTAGCGCTTACTCTTTCCAAATCCAGCTGGTCTTGTTAGTATAATGAACAAAGTTGAGATCCCTTGGCAAGAAAGTGAAAGCATGGAGGAGATCTGCACAAAGACATGAGATTTTTCTTGTTGGAACTAGGGGGTTAATGAAGGTCTTGATGAGACTTTCATTTAAGTGACAAGATGGTCTTTAAGGCAATTGACAACATATATTCTATAGTCAAAACTACCTTGCTTTTATACTATTTAAGTGCTCTGGCTGTCAATGCAGAGTGCAGATAATTTGATTTGCTAGTAATTTAATGGAAATGGGTTAAATAATTATAACTTCTTTGAGATATAACTTATTTGGTAGACCAGCTACTATCAGACAATAAATATGCATCATTATGTGCAAAAGAGGCTGCTAACAAATTTGGAAGTGATTAGTGGTGAGACAAGTATGAACTATTACAACAAAGATAGATGCATGCTTGACAACAGATCATTTAGACATTCTAAAATTTAGGCAAGAAGGACGATTAGCGATAACAGTTAGAACTACTGATAAATACATGTGCTTTCCAGGGTATGTACAACAGTAAACCCAATAGATCATGGGTGATAATTCAGTGGAATAGCATGCTGTGATAATGGTGGGAGAGTCATAATGTTCATGATGAGGTTTACAAACTTTACAGTTATGAAATTTAAAGGTAATATAAGTCTAGACGGGAGATGCAGATAGAAAGGACagttatatatcatatatggtAGTTGGTAAGCAAGCTAAGTCTGCTTGAGTGCTTTTGGCAACCACCAGAAAAACTAGCTTTTTGAGTTTAATCTGGCGGGCCACCctgaaataataataactccCCTACTTTTCTACTTTCAGAAAACAAGCAAAGCACAGACAGTTGGAATAGGGCCATATAATTATTTATGAACTTTCTTTACgtttagtcattttttaaacCAAGTTGGTTGGATGGTCCAAATCTAGAAGTGCCTTTTTAATTGATATCAATGTCAACTCCTAGTGCAAAATGAAGTAAAAATACAAGATCTAGAATAATGGAAGTATGAAGTAGAAGAATGTACACAGgccatagaaaacaaaaaaaaaaaaaaatggtggaagTGTACTATTTACCATCCTGAGTCATAAGTGGATAGTCTGAAGCACTTAATGTAATGAACCAGTCCCAATCGGTACTAATCTTAAGAAGCAAAGCAGCAGCATGAAGCGTGGCACCTAGAGCTGAGGCACCCATCCGGTTAACAGCATAACTTTTTCCGACAACATGAACATTCCCAAAGGCTTGGAACACCTTTTCGGATTGAATTGAAAGTGCTAAATCTCCCCTTTCATGGTCTGATGATTCAGCATCAAGTTGCAACAAGTACTGGTTTCTTGGATGATATATTGCCTTCAACAACCTCAACATTTTCTTACTTTCTCCATTAGTACCAAAAATCCAGTAAGCAATTACAGGGGGGTAGCCATTCCCTTTGGATGGGATAATCTTTGGTGGCTG encodes:
- the LOC115992779 gene encoding beta-glucuronosyltransferase GlcAT14C-like yields the protein MRISKVHSWIPGYHLWILVFLVSLLLLGVLSRSFRSGFSDESNEYQPPKIIPSKGNGYPPVIAYWIFGTNGESKKMLRLLKAIYHPRNQYLLQLDAESSDHERGDLALSIQSEKVFQAFGNVHVVGKSYAVNRMGASALGATLHAAALLLKISTDWDWFITLSASDYPLMTQDDLLHAFTFLPRDLNFVHYTNKTSWIWKERKLSNQIVVDPSLHNQKSSPLFYAVETRETPDAFKLFGGSPWVILTRAFMEYCIRGWDNSPRKLLMYFSNVAYPLESYFHTVLCNSADFQNTTVDNDLRYIIWDTTHGEANVLNMLHYDKMVASGTVFARPFQEGDRVLNKIDISVLNRPPNGLVPGEWCIDKGMNRSTETSKQHEELCSTWGNINAIKPGPYGIKLGVLLSELARGGTLRTSPCEQQSESRNITRTM